The candidate division WOR-3 bacterium DNA segment TGGAGGTTGCCGAATCCGGCATACTGGAAGAGGCGACACTCGAAGCACGTCGGCCGTTGACTGTGGTGCCCAGCGTCACGGGTGGGTCCGTCCGCATTGTCGCGTCCGAAAGGCCCAGCGGTCTGAAGCTCTATGATGCTCTGGGAAAGGAGGTGATGGGCGTTGCTCCTGGGCCTGATTGGTCCAGAGCCGGGTCGGTTCTGTCTGTGAACCTGGCTGGCCTGCCGGCCGGGGTGTATGTAATGAGAGGGATCGTTAATGGACAAGCGACAACCGCAAAGGTTGTCAGAATTCAAGGGAGGTAAGAAGTGAGACGATTACTCGTTCTCATGGCAGTTACTGCCGGGTTGGCTTCGGCCTACCTGAAGGCGTTTGACGTTGCTCCCGGATATTTCGGGGACACAATACTTAATTCTCTTGACCTCGAGAGGGCGAGGCCGTAGACTGAGGCATGGCGAGAATCGCGCGTGTGGTGGCGGCAGAAGTTCCGCATCACGTGGTTCAGCGCGGGAACCGGCGGCAGCCGGTCTTCTTCAGCACTGCGGACTACAAAGCGTATCTGCGGCTGATGGCCGCCTGGTGCGGACAGCAGGGCGTGGAAGTCTGGGCCTACTGCCTGATGACCAATC contains these protein-coding regions:
- a CDS encoding transposase gives rise to the protein MARIARVVAAEVPHHVVQRGNRRQPVFFSTADYKAYLRLMAAWCGQQGVEVWAYCLMTN